A single window of Methylobacterium nodulans ORS 2060 DNA harbors:
- a CDS encoding alpha/beta hydrolase family protein → MKRCVALALVAALAASSASAEPVELSTFRSLPRPEPTLQVRYGEASTQVVDVFLPAGPGPHPVAVLIHGGCWSATTSGREQLRHLGPELTRHGIAVWSIGYRRANDAGGGYPGTYLDISAALERLHGNAALHNLDLSRTVLVGHSAGGHLALWAASRSSLPATSPLHAVSRVVPRAVISLAGVGDLDAFARFVPLFCGSGILEWLAPPDKLAEVSPAALVPSAASIVLVSGVLDRLVPPYVAYDYARAVRAKSGAAVRLINIPDAGHFDLVTPNSSAWEEVRSLIESALKVP, encoded by the coding sequence ATGAAGCGGTGCGTTGCTCTCGCGCTTGTGGCTGCACTTGCAGCCAGTTCAGCTTCCGCCGAACCAGTCGAGCTTTCGACCTTTCGCAGTCTGCCGCGGCCCGAGCCCACTCTGCAGGTCCGCTACGGTGAGGCATCCACGCAAGTGGTCGACGTTTTCCTGCCTGCCGGCCCTGGTCCGCATCCGGTTGCAGTCCTGATCCATGGCGGCTGCTGGAGCGCCACCACTTCGGGCCGCGAGCAGCTGCGGCACCTCGGGCCAGAGTTGACCCGGCATGGTATCGCAGTGTGGAGCATCGGGTATCGTCGCGCGAACGATGCCGGCGGCGGCTATCCCGGCACCTACCTGGACATCAGTGCCGCACTTGAACGCCTGCACGGGAATGCAGCACTCCACAACCTGGACCTCTCGCGCACGGTGCTCGTCGGTCATTCGGCAGGGGGCCATCTCGCCCTTTGGGCAGCGTCACGCTCCTCGCTTCCTGCCACAAGCCCGCTACATGCGGTGTCCCGGGTCGTACCCCGCGCAGTCATCAGTCTGGCAGGCGTCGGGGATCTCGATGCTTTCGCACGTTTTGTCCCGCTGTTCTGCGGCAGTGGGATCCTTGAGTGGCTTGCCCCGCCGGACAAGCTCGCGGAGGTGTCGCCGGCCGCCCTCGTACCATCGGCGGCCTCGATCGTTCTGGTCAGCGGCGTGCTTGATCGGCTCGTGCCACCCTACGTTGCGTATGACTATGCCCGCGCCGTGCGCGCCAAGTCCGGGGCCGCGGTGCGGCTGATCAACATCCCGGATGCCGGGCATTTCGACTTGGTCACGCCGAACTCGTCGGCATGGGAGGAAGTGCGCAGCCTCATCGAGTCTGCTCTGAAAGTTCCGTAG
- the pdhA gene encoding pyruvate dehydrogenase (acetyl-transferring) E1 component subunit alpha — protein sequence MASRRVNQDLPVVARFEVRHRKYLAPDGSIARPLPAFASDANLLIALYRAMVLLRLFDKKAVALQRTGRLGTYAVSLGQEAVSVAIASAMREEDVLLPSYRDNGALLWRGVKLEEILLFWGGDERGNCFSGPVHDFPFCVPVGSQAPHAAGVAYALKLRKKPHVAVCLFGDGATSKGDVYEAMNFAGVHKLPVVFVTTNNQWAISVPLRLQTSSETLAQKAIAAGFTGEQVDGSDVVAMRAAAEEAIAAARDGKGPRFIEAVTYRLGDHTTSDDASRYRSADEVQARWKEEPIARLRAYLVAQKMWGKADEERLATECHERIEAAVERYLATAPRRPETMFDHLYADLPEVYAAQRRELTGEHDA from the coding sequence GTGGCCAGCCGAAGGGTAAACCAGGATCTCCCCGTCGTCGCGCGCTTTGAGGTGCGCCATCGCAAATACCTCGCGCCAGACGGCTCGATAGCCCGGCCGCTCCCCGCCTTCGCCTCCGATGCCAACCTGCTCATCGCGCTCTACCGGGCCATGGTGCTGCTGCGCCTGTTTGACAAAAAGGCTGTTGCACTGCAGCGCACCGGTCGGCTCGGGACTTACGCCGTTTCGCTCGGCCAAGAGGCGGTATCGGTTGCGATAGCCAGTGCGATGCGAGAAGAAGATGTGTTGTTACCCTCCTATCGCGACAATGGCGCGCTGCTTTGGCGCGGCGTCAAGCTTGAAGAGATCCTGCTGTTTTGGGGCGGGGACGAACGAGGCAATTGTTTCTCCGGACCGGTCCACGATTTTCCATTCTGCGTTCCCGTGGGATCTCAGGCGCCTCATGCCGCCGGCGTCGCCTATGCCTTGAAGCTGCGCAAGAAGCCGCATGTCGCCGTGTGCCTGTTCGGCGATGGCGCCACCTCGAAAGGCGACGTCTACGAAGCGATGAATTTTGCCGGCGTGCACAAATTGCCCGTCGTGTTCGTCACCACCAACAATCAATGGGCCATTTCGGTGCCGTTGCGACTGCAGACCAGTTCCGAAACGCTGGCGCAGAAGGCCATCGCCGCGGGATTCACCGGTGAGCAGGTCGATGGCAGTGACGTGGTGGCGATGCGCGCCGCTGCCGAAGAGGCCATTGCCGCAGCGCGTGACGGCAAAGGCCCCCGTTTCATCGAGGCGGTCACCTACCGCCTCGGCGACCATACAACCTCCGATGACGCATCACGCTATCGTTCGGCTGACGAAGTCCAGGCGCGTTGGAAGGAAGAGCCGATCGCCCGCCTGAGGGCCTATCTCGTTGCTCAAAAAATGTGGGGCAAAGCAGACGAGGAGCGGCTCGCCACCGAGTGCCATGAGCGCATCGAGGCGGCGGTCGAGCGTTATCTGGCAACGGCTCCGCGCCGGCCGGAAACCATGTTCGATCACCTCTACGCCGATCTACCCGAGGTCTATGCCGCACAGCGCCGCGAGCTCACGGGAGAGCACGATGCCTGA
- a CDS encoding alpha-ketoacid dehydrogenase subunit beta, whose translation MPEVTLVEAINLALGRAMEDDPDVVVLGEDVGVNGGVFRATAGLQKRFGAERVFDTPLAELLISGLCVGMAAQGLKPIGEIQFMGFIYPCLDQLVNHASRMRNRTQGRLTCPMVLRTPHGAGIRAPEHHSESTEAMLAHIPGLRVVIPSSPERAYGLLLAAIRDPDPVVFLEPTRLYRAAKGEVQDDGEALPLDRAFVLREGRDITLISWGAVVRETMAAADALTAEGIAAEVIDLATLKPYDESTVLDSVAKTGRCVIVHEAAHTGGFGAEIAALIAERGLPSLLAPVTRVTGYDTVIPMARLEQYYMPSVERIVTGARRACQFS comes from the coding sequence ATGCCTGAGGTAACGCTGGTGGAAGCCATCAATCTGGCGCTAGGACGCGCGATGGAGGACGATCCCGATGTGGTCGTGCTTGGTGAAGACGTTGGCGTCAACGGAGGCGTCTTCCGCGCGACTGCAGGCCTGCAGAAACGCTTTGGGGCTGAGCGCGTCTTCGATACGCCGCTTGCTGAGCTCCTGATCAGCGGGCTCTGCGTGGGCATGGCGGCGCAGGGGCTGAAGCCCATCGGCGAAATCCAGTTTATGGGGTTTATTTATCCCTGCCTGGATCAGCTGGTGAACCACGCGTCCCGAATGCGTAACCGCACCCAGGGACGGCTCACGTGTCCAATGGTCCTGCGTACGCCGCATGGGGCTGGCATTCGCGCGCCCGAGCATCACTCCGAAAGCACCGAGGCGATGCTCGCCCATATTCCCGGCTTGCGTGTTGTCATCCCTTCTTCGCCGGAGCGCGCCTATGGACTTCTGCTCGCCGCGATCCGCGATCCCGATCCGGTGGTGTTTCTGGAGCCAACGCGCCTATACCGTGCGGCAAAGGGCGAGGTGCAGGATGACGGTGAAGCCTTGCCGCTGGATCGTGCCTTCGTCCTGCGGGAAGGACGCGACATCACGCTGATCAGTTGGGGCGCGGTGGTGAGGGAGACCATGGCCGCAGCCGATGCGCTTACCGCCGAAGGCATTGCCGCCGAGGTTATCGATCTTGCCACGCTCAAGCCTTATGATGAGAGTACCGTGCTCGATTCGGTTGCAAAGACCGGACGTTGCGTTATCGTGCACGAGGCGGCACACACCGGCGGATTTGGCGCCGAGATCGCAGCCCTTATCGCCGAGCGTGGTCTTCCCTCGCTGCTTGCGCCCGTGACCCGCGTCACCGGCTATGACACCGTCATCCCGATGGCACGCCTCGAGCAATACTATATGCCTTCGGTCGAACGCATCGTCACTGGGGCGCGCAGGGCGTGCCAGTTCAGCTAG